A stretch of Diceros bicornis minor isolate mBicDic1 chromosome 29, mDicBic1.mat.cur, whole genome shotgun sequence DNA encodes these proteins:
- the KBTBD11 gene encoding kelch repeat and BTB domain-containing protein 11: MENSVPPCVLYPGDDHGRGAEPGDAFAHGACGQAGDRSGAPEAPGEGSLQLPDAAGGEGAASPAQTPCSLSASLCFSSGDESPPQSRASAAEGVAASPPSCRSGQRVVERQWEVSSAGAGSPAECASPEEPVSPEEPASPEESVSLEEPEEPVSPEERASLEEPAFPEERASPEEPGDPAPVPPGVGPEHGEPDLVIEVSGRRLRAHKAVLAARSDYFRARASRDVLRVQGVGWAALRLLLAYAYSGRMAGVRPDNVAEVVAGARRLQLPCAAQRATDAVAPQLSLANCYEVLSAAKRQRLAELREAAYRFMSDHYLEVLREPAVFGRLSGSERDLLLRRRLRAGRARLLAAALGPAGERAGSRPQSPSGDAEARGEAAVYCLQEAAGEWRELTRLPEGAPARGCGLCVLYNYLFVAGGVGPAGPDGRARPSDQVFCYNPATDSWSAVRPLRQARSQLQLLALDGHLYAVGGECLLSVERYDPRADRWASVAPLPRGAFAVAHEATTCNGEIYVSGGSLFYRLLKYDPRRDEWQECPCSSSRERSADMVALDGFIYRFDLCGARGDAQAAAGSGGVSVLRYHCLAKQWSRCASHLRPPGAPSGLQPFRCAALDGTIYCVGRAGTWRFVPPQDGEPGGDADAGGSFEPESLRTPWDARGVLFPFVLNLPEEKPDRGEEGAV; encoded by the coding sequence ATGGAGAACTCCGTGCCCCCCTGCGTCCTCTACCCAGGGGACGACCACGGCCGCGGAGCTGAGCCCGGGGATGCCTTTGCGCATGGAGCGTGCGGCCAGGCCGGGGACCGGAGCGGCGCTCCCGAGGCTCCGGGAGAGGGCAGCCTGCAGCTGCCGGACGCGGCCGGGGGGGAGGGCGCCGCGTCCCCGGCGCAGACACCCTGCAGTCTCAGCGCGTCCCTGTGCTTCAGCTCCGGGGACGAGTCCCCGCCGCAGTCTCGCGCCTCAGCGGCGGAGGGCGTAGCGGCCTCCCCGCCCTCGTGTCGCAGCGGCCAGCGGGTGGTGGAGAGGCAGTGGGAGGTCAGCAGCGCGGGTGCCGGGTCCCCCGCGGAGTGCGCGTCCCCCGAAGAGCCCGTGTCCCCCGAGGAGCCCGCATCCCCGGAAGAGTCTGTCTCCCTGGAAGAGCCCGAAGAGCCCGTATCCCCCGAGGAGCGCGCGTCCCTGGAAGAGCCCGCGTTCCCCGAGGAGCGCGCATCACCGGAGGAGCCCGGCGACCCCGCGCCTGTCCCTCCCGGCGTAGGGCCCGAGCACGGGGAGCCCGACCTGGTCATCGAAGTGTCGGGGCGCCGGCTGCGGGCGCACAAGGCAGTGCTGGCGGCGCGCAGCGACTACTTCCGCGCGCGCGCGTCGCGGGACGTGCTGCGGGTGCAGGGCGTGGGCTGGGCGGCGCTGCGGCTGCTGCTGGCCTACGCGTACAGCGGGCGCATGGCGGGCGTGCGGCCCGACAACGTGGCCGAGGTGGTGGCCGGCGCGCGCCGCCTGCAGCTGCCCTGCGCCGCGCAGCGCGCCACCGACGCCGTGGCGCCGCAGCTGAGCCTGGCCAACTGCTACGAGGTGTTGAGCGCGGCCAAGCGGCAGCGGCTGGCCGAGCTGCGCGAGGCCGCCTACCGCTTCATGAGCGACCACTACCTGGAGGTGCTGCGCGAGCCCGCCGTCTTCGGGCGCCTGTCGGGGTCCGAGCGCGACCTGCTGCTGCGCCGCCGCCTGCGCGCCGGCCGGGCCCGCCTGCTGGCCGCCGCGCTCGGGCCGGCCGGGGAGCGCGCGGGCAGCCGCCCGCAGAGCCCGTCGGGGGACGCGGAGGCCCGCGGCGAGGCCGCCGTCTACTGCCTCCAGGAGGCGGCCGGCGAGTGGCGCGAGCTGACGCGGCTGCCCGAGGGCGCGCCGGCGCGGGGCTGCGGCCTGTGCGTGCTCTACAACTATCTCTTCGTGGCGGGCGGCGTGGGGCCCGCGGGGCCCGACGGCCGCGCGCGCCCGTCCGACCAGGTCTTCTGCTACAACCCGGCCACCGACAGCTGGAGCGCCGTGCGGCCGCTGCGCCAGGCGCGCTCGCAGCTGCAGCTGCTGGCCCTGGACGGCCACCTGTACGCCGTGGGCGGCGAGTGCCTGCTCAGCGTGGAGCGCTACGACCCGCGCGCCGACCGCTGGGCCTCCGTGGCCCCGCTGCCCCGGGGTGCCTTCGCCGTAGCGCACGAGGCCACCACCTGCAACGGCGAGATCTACGTGTCCGGGGGCTCGCTCTTCTACCGCCTGCTCAAGTACGACCCGCGGCGCGACGAGTGGCAGGAGTGCCCGTGCAGCAGCAGCCGCGAGCGCTCGGCCGACATGGTGGCCCTGGACGGCTTCATCTACCGCTTCGACCTCTGTGGGGCCCGCGGCGACGCGCAGGCGGCGGCCGGGTCCGGAGGGGTCAGCGTGCTCCGCTACCACTGCCTGGCCAAGCAGTGGAGCCGCTGCGCCTCGCACCTGAGGCCCCCGGGCGCGCCGTCGGGCCTACAGCCCTTCCGCTGCGCGGCCCTGGACGGCACCATTTACTGCGTGGGCCGCGCTGGCACCTGGCGCTTCGTGCCGCCCCAGGATGGCGAGCCCGGCGGGGACGCAGACGCCGGCGGCAGCTTCGAGCCCGAGTCCCTCCGAACCCCCTGGGATGCCCGGGGCGTGCTCTTCCCCTTCGTCCTCAACTTGCCTGAGGAGAAGCCCGACAGAGGCGAGGAGGGCGCCGTCTAG